A stretch of the Leguminivora glycinivorella isolate SPB_JAAS2020 chromosome 2, LegGlyc_1.1, whole genome shotgun sequence genome encodes the following:
- the LOC125235208 gene encoding uncharacterized protein LOC125235208 yields MSDSESETIVPLNNKTGGAKAKKPVQKRKSDAANRSDSEREWEEIDAGTKKVKKPRQAKSPRTTSGASKKKTASNPFDVFELFPDDEAFAKNCPTPDQLRSSITQRVADGLTRRAADLEGEFFLELRVYNTADIRISTCANIVTPRILLPMLKSGTPRHLKTHIQNLPTSMT; encoded by the exons AT gTCGGACTCCGAGTCTGAAACTATTGTACCCCTAAATAACAAGACTGGAGGTGCGAAAGCGAAAAAACCGGTGCAGAAAAGAAAGTCCGATGCTGCTAATAG gtCCGATTCAGAACGAGAGTGGGAAGAAATTGACGCGGGGACCAAGAAGGTGAAGAAGCCTCGCCAGGCGAAATCTCCTAG GACTACTAGTGGAGCGTCTAAGAAAAAGACTGCCAGCAACCCCTTCGACGTCTTCGAGCTATTTCCTGATGACGAGGCATTTGCGAAAAATTGTCCTACACCAGACCAGCTACGCTCGTCTATAACTCAACGCGTGGCTGATGGATTGACTCGGCGTGCTGCTGATCTTGAGGGGGAGTTTTTCTTGGAGCTGCGAGTATACAACACCGCCGATATACGCA TTTCAACATGTGCGAACATTGTGACCCCGAGGATCCTTTTACCCATGCTCAAGAGTGGAACACCCAGACATTTGAAGACGCATATCCAGAACTTGCCAACAAGCATGACGTGA
- the LOC125240784 gene encoding uncharacterized protein LOC125240784 isoform X1, which translates to MSDSEFETIVPLNNKTGGAKAKKPVQKRKSDAANRSDSEREWEEIDAGTKKVKKPRQAKSPRTTSGASKKKTASNPFDVFELFPDDEAFAKNCPTPDQLRSSITQRVADGLTRRAADLEGEFFLELRVYNTADIRSELAEHKWKKALLAVKAQINNDTPQWEYLQKLTKHLRTLFDDAEVTFFHNKKG; encoded by the exons AT gTCGGACTCCGAGTTTGAAACTATTGTACCCCTAAATAACAAGACTGGAGGTGCGAAAGCGAAAAAACCGGTGCAGAAAAGAAAGTCCGATGCTGCTAATAG gtCCGATTCAGAACGAGAGTGGGAAGAAATTGACGCGGGGACCAAGAAGGTGAAGAAGCCTCGCCAGGCGAAATCTCCTAG GACTACTAGTGGAGCGTCTAAGAAAAAGACTGCCAGCAACCCCTTCGACGTCTTCGAGCTATTTCCTGATGACGAGGCATTTGCGAAAAATTGCCCTACACCAGACCAGCTACGCTCGTCTATAACTCAACGCGTGGCTGATGGATTGACTCGGCGTGCTGCTGATCTTGAGGGGGAGTTTTTCTTGGAGCTGCGAGTATACAACACCGCCGATATACGCAGTGAGTTAGCGGAGCATAAGTGGAAAAAGGCCCTTCTGGCAGTTAAAGCGCAAATAAATAACGATACTCCTCAGTGGGAATATCTACAAAAACTCACAAAGCATTTAAGAACTCTTTTTGACGATGCTGAAGTTACattttttcacaacaaaaaaggttaa
- the LOC125240784 gene encoding uncharacterized protein LOC125240784 isoform X2 has protein sequence MSDSEFETIVPLNNKTGGAKAKKPVQKRKSDAANRSDSEREWEEIDAGTKKVKKPRQAKSPRTTSGASKKKTASNPFDVFELFPDDEAFAKNCPTPDQLRSSITQRVADGLTRRAADLEGEFFLELRVYNTADIRISTCANIVTPRILLPMLKSGTPRHLKTHIQNLPTSMT, from the exons AT gTCGGACTCCGAGTTTGAAACTATTGTACCCCTAAATAACAAGACTGGAGGTGCGAAAGCGAAAAAACCGGTGCAGAAAAGAAAGTCCGATGCTGCTAATAG gtCCGATTCAGAACGAGAGTGGGAAGAAATTGACGCGGGGACCAAGAAGGTGAAGAAGCCTCGCCAGGCGAAATCTCCTAG GACTACTAGTGGAGCGTCTAAGAAAAAGACTGCCAGCAACCCCTTCGACGTCTTCGAGCTATTTCCTGATGACGAGGCATTTGCGAAAAATTGCCCTACACCAGACCAGCTACGCTCGTCTATAACTCAACGCGTGGCTGATGGATTGACTCGGCGTGCTGCTGATCTTGAGGGGGAGTTTTTCTTGGAGCTGCGAGTATACAACACCGCCGATATACGCA TTTCAACATGTGCGAACATTGTGACCCCGAGGATCCTTTTACCCATGCTCAAGAGTGGAACACCCAGACATTTGAAGACGCATATCCAGAACTTGCCAACAAGCATGACGTGA